In bacterium, the genomic window CTCGGAAGAAGCCGCCAAACACGGCGACGACATCGAGTCCTGGGCCCTGCGATTGCGCGCCCTGCTGAAATTCGAGTTCTTCTTCAGTGAACGCGATGTCTTCCGACAGGAAGTCGCATTCGAACTCGAGCTGATCCAGCGCGATCGCGAAGCCGGCAAACCACCGTTTGGCGCGGCCGGTCCGCGCATCCTGCTCGACTTCCTGGAGAGTTATCAGGTCGTGACCGAAACGCTGCGCACCTGTAGCGATCCAGATACGCCGATCTCGGAAGCCGATCTTCTGCGGCGCTGCCAGACGATCGGCCGACAACTGCTCCTACAAGACCGTGTGCAGGCGCCGGAGCTGCTGAGCAACATCAACTTCAAGAACGCCCTGCATCTGATCGTGAATCAGGGTGCAGCAGAGAAGACGAAGGCGGGCTACATCCCGAATCGCCCGGCGGAACTCGAAGTTCTCGCGAAAGATCTCGATCATCTGACAAGCGTGAGCCGCTGGTTCTGAGCGCGGCCGACGGGTCGAGATCGAGGAGCCTGCTGCGTGGCGAGCTGATTAAATAGGAAGGGGCGGAAGCACTAGCGGCGGATCCCCCCCCAAAGTTCCAACCGCCTGCGCTCCCGCCCTCCCCTGAAATCTCGTGTGCGGGAAAGCGTTCCGCGACTACGAGAGATTGATCGGCAGTTGCGTATGCGACTGAAGCAATTTTTGCGGGGTATCCGCAGAAAATCAGACCGTAGTAAAATCCACCCGCGTTAGGCGTTCGAGCATCTGGGAGAGCGAACTCTTGATGACACGCTTCATCAACCAGCCCGTCCCCGGAATCCGGGCCGCGAAACGCACACGCCAGCTGATCTGTGTGCCGCCGTCCGCCTCCTCGAAGAGCACTTCTGCCACGTAGTCCTTCACCGGAACACCGCTGACCATGCGGTACCCGAAGCGCTTGGGCGGTTCGAAGGCGGTGACCTCTTCCTCGATCGCGATTCCGTTGGCCCGGATCACGCGGATCGCGCCGAGTCCGTTCGGGGCCGGTTCGCCCTGCTGGCGCAGCACCACCTCTTTGACGCCGGCCCATTTTTCATAGCCGACATGGTCTGTGTAAACCGCCCAAACCTTCTCGGGCGGAGCCTGGATTCTTGCGCTCAGTTCAAACTCTTCCATCGACAGACATCTTAGCGTGCGGTATCGGAGTTCGTGTGACTCGTGTGCTGCTATTCCTGGTTCTCTGGACAGTCCCGCCCGCGGCCTGGGCCGGTCCCGACCTCCCGGGCGCACTGCGCACGCTGATCGGAGCCCCCGTGGTGATGGTGGGAGATGCCGGCGGTGGCCTGGGCCTGATCGGAGCCTCCTTGATCGCGACCAGCGGAGACGTGCTCAGCCTGGTAGACGACAACCGAGCGACCGCACCGATTCTCGGCGGCGCGCTCAGCTCGGGAATCCAGCGCATCGGCCTGGGGCTTTCGGGCCTCTCGACCGGCCTCCTCGAAGGTCTGCGCGGCGAGGACGTGGAGCGCCTGCCCGAACCGCCCGAGCACTATCTGGACACCGAACCCGGCTTTGGCCGACTCGACACGGCGCTCAGCGGCTTTGGCGCCCTGCGCCTGGCGATCCTCGACACGCTCAGCGCCCCACTCCTTTTCGGAAGCCAACTCGCGGGTGCGAGCACACTCAGCGAACGCCTGGAACACTGGCGGCACGAGGCGCGCGTGAACGCGCTGGGGCCGGACCCGGCACCATGAGTTCAACCCAGCGCCCGCCGGGAAGTCGCTCCGACGAGTACGCAAAGTTGAATACTTCAGCACGCGACGCGAAGCACCGGCGGGAAACGGGCAGGATCGTGATCGAAGAACCGCTCGAGATCCGGCTCAGTGGAGAACCGATCGCGGTGACGATGCGGACGCCGGGACACGACATCGAGTTGGCGCTGGGCTTTCTGTTCAGCGAGAACATCGTCGGGGACGCCGATGAAATCATCTCGATCGCGCACTGTGATGAGAACGGGAACGTGGTCGAGGCACACGTGGATCCCGACGCGCAACAGGTGCACCCGCCGGCGCAGCGCGCCTTCTTTGCGAACTCGAGTTGCGGAGTGTGCGGCAAGGCCAGCATCGAGGCCGTGCGCTTGCACACACCGAGCGTTGCAGACGACACGACCCATATCGCGCCAGAACTGCTGACACGACTCGCATCCGGACTTCGCGAGCTACAACCCTTGTTTCGCGAAACCGGATCGCTTCACGCCGCGGCACTTTTCGACCCCGCGGGGCACGCTCTGTGCGCACGTGAAGATGTCGGTCGGCACAATGCCGTCGACAAGCTGATCGGCTGGGCGCTGAGCGAAGGCTTCGGGGATCTGGCCGGACACTTGATGTTGGTCAGTGGTCGCTGTGGTTTCGAGATCGTGCAGAAGACACTGATGGCCCGCTTGCCGATCCTGGCCAGCGTTTCGGGGCCCTCGAGTCTGGCCCTGGACCTGGCCAGAGATTCGGGCATGACTCTGGTCGGATTCCTGCGCGACGACGAGATGAATATCTACACGGGCGGCCAGAGACTCAGCTGAGTTCGCTGCGCCCCTCGTCCGCTCCCTTGGCCTCGATCTCGGCTGCGAGTTGTCGCAGGCCCGTCGGCGCTTCGGCCTGTAGCGAATCTCGGTTGTAGTAGGCCTTCACGCCCTTCCAGCCGCCGCGGGTCATGTGCACCGGATGGTACTGGTGGGTGACCAGCGACTTGTGCCACAGACTGATGGGCCGGATTCCCGCGAGCAGGAGGCGATTGCGAATATCGGAGTCCTCCTTTCCACTGTCCTTGTAGGTCTCATCGAAGCCGTTGATCTTGTAGAAGCTGTCGCGATCGACCGAGAAATTCAGTCCGTACATCTTCGGCTTGTGTCGCTTGCGCGCGGCGATATACACCAGGCTGCGCAGATGCACCGACCAGAGATGCGCTTTCTCCATTGCGCTGACCCGGCGTTCGATCTCACCGGAGTGCACCATATCGGGCGTGAGCGCCTTGGTTTCGTCTTCGCTCAAGCGCACGTGACCGCCGACTGCAAAACAGCCGGGCCGACTCACTTCCAGGTGCTGCTCGACGAATTCCGGCGCCGGGATGCAGTCGCCATCCGAGAACACCAGGGCGGACGCCTTGCTATGCAGGACCGCGCGATTGACGGAACGCGACTTCGTAAAACCGACGTCCGGCTGCCAGACGTGCACGATGGGTACGGGGAAATCCGCAGCGTGGCGGTCGATCAAGGCCTTGGTTTCGGGTCTGGATCCGTCGTCGGCAATGACCAGTTCGAAGTCGCGGGTCGTCTGGCGGGCGAAGCCGTGCAACGCGATGTCGAGCAGTTCCGGCTGGTTGTATGTCGACAGCAGTACGCTGGCGCGAAGTCCCATGGCCGGATCCTAGCAAGTCCAACACGGTCCGCCCCGTCGAAGGATTCCCCGCTATTCAAATTTTCGCTCGGACCACCACGGGTAGAAATCGGGCAGGTCCGCGCTCGGCCGCAGCGCGAACGCCGGTTTGCGCTTTTCCAGGAACGACGCGACGCCTTCGTGCGCGTCAGCGCCCTCTCCGCAGGCGCGGATCGCCCGCGAGTCGACCTTATGGGCTTCCATCGGGTGATCCTGTCCCAGCATCCGCCACATCATCTGCCTCGAGAGTGTGATCGAAATTGCTGATGTGTTCTCGGCGATCTCGTGCGCGATCTCATTCGCGGCCGCCAGTAGATCTGTCGGTGCGTGCAGGCTGCGCACGAGCCCACCCGCGAGGGCTTCGCTCGCCGGGAACACTCGCCCGGAGTACACCCATTCCAGCGCCTGGCTGATTCCGACGACACGCGGCAGAAACCAGCTAGAGCAGGCTTCGGGAACGATCCCCCGACGCGCGAATACGAATCCGAGCCGGGCGTCCTCAGAGGCGATACGGATATCCATGGGAAGCGTCATGGTTGCGCCCACGCCCACCGCGGGTCCGTTGATCGCGGCGATCACGGGTTTCTTGGACTCGTAGATGCGCAACGTCAGGCGCCCACCTCCGTCGCGCAGTCCGTCTACGCCCACGTCGGGACCGCGATCACCGTGGTCGAAGGTTCCGGAACCTCCGGAGAGATCCGCACCGGCGCAGAACGCGCGACCGGCGCCGGTCACGATGATCGCGCGAACCTCGTCGTCGGCATCCGCGCAATCGAAGGCATCGAGGAGTTCGAACAGCATGCGACCCGTGAACGCGTTGAGTTTTTCGGGGCGGTCCAGCGTCAGGGTCAGTACATGGTCCGCGACTTCGTAGCGAATCTGTTGATAGTCCATCTCGATCTCCTCATTGTGCTGCGACGAGCTGAAGACTTCGCAGCCGGTTCAGCGCACTCGCGATTTCGAAGCGGCGTGCGCGTGCGCGATCGCCGAAGCTCTGCTCGGTGATTCCTTCCAGCCCCTCGTACTCGATGGTGCGGTCAATCTCGTCGAGCAGCTGGGCCAGACTGCCCTTTCCATCGCACAATCCGCGCGAAAGAGCCAGCAGCACATCCCCGACCATGCGCGCCTGGGCGGGATCGACCAGCTGGTACAAGAGCGCGACATCAATCTCTTCTCGACCGAATTCGATCGCCCGAGTCTTCACGCTGCGCACGCGCTCGGAGCGGCGACCGCGACTGGCGTCAAAACTCTTGGGATCTGGAATGCGGGCGGACGCCGTCGGCCATGGGCCGGGAGGACGGGGCGCCGCGTCACCCAGGGGCAGGAACTGCACCACTTTTCGCGCCTGCGACGTGACCTCGCGCGGCTGGTATGCGTCCATCTGGATCACGCAATCGGCGACGTCCAGATAATCCCCGGCACCGCCGACGACCATGAGCGACGAAACACCCCGCTCTTCCCAGAGCTGGCGCACGCGATCCAGGTAGGGCGTGATCGGCTCCTGCGCCGCCGGTACCAGCGCCCGCATGCGCGCGTCGCGGATCATGAAATTGGTTGCAGCCGTGTCCTCGTCGATCAGCAGCGCACTCGCGCCGGCTTCGAGCGCTTCGACGATGGCCGCCGCTTGCGATGTACTGCCCGACGCGTCGTCGGTGTCGAAGCGATCGGTGCGCCGTCCGAGCGGCAGGTCGCAGATAAAAGCGCGCAGATCGACGCCACGCGTCGACCTGCCGTCTTCGGCACGAATCGTCTGCGCTGCGGCATCGGTCACGCAAGCTTCGCGACCGTCGCCGAGAATCTGATCGTAGACGCCGAGCGCCAGCGCCTGCAGTAGCGTCGACTTTCCGTGATAACCGCCGCCGACGATCAACGTGACACCTCTGGGGATCCCGAGTCCGCGCACTCGCCCCGCATGCGGCGCTTCGAGTTCGCGCGCGAGTGCATCGGGCACCTGAAAAACCAGGCCGTCGCTCAGGGGGCGCGGATCTGCACCGCTGCATCGGGGCAGAACGGAATCCTGCGCCACGAACGCGAGCAACCCGTTTGGAGCGAGTTGGGCGCGAAGGGCCACCTGGTCTTCCACCACCTCGACGTGTGCGCGCAGGCCGCGATCGTCG contains:
- a CDS encoding ABC-ATPase domain-containing protein, coding for MSSAADLQAALGRIDRKPYGFYKDLRGRSYSLDGFDLCIDHVQGDPFAAPSRVRVDVSPARADLPEFALENSDARRACADFLLRAFRESLRAQSVSAGSGKSGRLEISAPAQEVLERTAVCVSREGAVRVRLTAGLPASGRRILAREAQAMLVRKLPDAVAAVFEHLDDRGLRAHVEVVEDQVALRAQLAPNGLLAFVAQDSVLPRCSGADPRPLSDGLVFQVPDALARELEAPHAGRVRGLGIPRGVTLIVGGGYHGKSTLLQALALGVYDQILGDGREACVTDAAAQTIRAEDGRSTRGVDLRAFICDLPLGRRTDRFDTDDASGSTSQAAAIVEALEAGASALLIDEDTAATNFMIRDARMRALVPAAQEPITPYLDRVRQLWEERGVSSLMVVGGAGDYLDVADCVIQMDAYQPREVTSQARKVVQFLPLGDAAPRPPGPWPTASARIPDPKSFDASRGRRSERVRSVKTRAIEFGREEIDVALLYQLVDPAQARMVGDVLLALSRGLCDGKGSLAQLLDEIDRTIEYEGLEGITEQSFGDRARARRFEIASALNRLRSLQLVAAQ
- a CDS encoding crotonase/enoyl-CoA hydratase family protein produces the protein MDYQQIRYEVADHVLTLTLDRPEKLNAFTGRMLFELLDAFDCADADDEVRAIIVTGAGRAFCAGADLSGGSGTFDHGDRGPDVGVDGLRDGGGRLTLRIYESKKPVIAAINGPAVGVGATMTLPMDIRIASEDARLGFVFARRGIVPEACSSWFLPRVVGISQALEWVYSGRVFPASEALAGGLVRSLHAPTDLLAAANEIAHEIAENTSAISITLSRQMMWRMLGQDHPMEAHKVDSRAIRACGEGADAHEGVASFLEKRKPAFALRPSADLPDFYPWWSERKFE
- a CDS encoding SRPBCC family protein: MEEFELSARIQAPPEKVWAVYTDHVGYEKWAGVKEVVLRQQGEPAPNGLGAIRVIRANGIAIEEEVTAFEPPKRFGYRMVSGVPVKDYVAEVLFEEADGGTQISWRVRFAARIPGTGWLMKRVIKSSLSQMLERLTRVDFTTV
- the fdhD gene encoding formate dehydrogenase accessory sulfurtransferase FdhD is translated as MSSTQRPPGSRSDEYAKLNTSARDAKHRRETGRIVIEEPLEIRLSGEPIAVTMRTPGHDIELALGFLFSENIVGDADEIISIAHCDENGNVVEAHVDPDAQQVHPPAQRAFFANSSCGVCGKASIEAVRLHTPSVADDTTHIAPELLTRLASGLRELQPLFRETGSLHAAALFDPAGHALCAREDVGRHNAVDKLIGWALSEGFGDLAGHLMLVSGRCGFEIVQKTLMARLPILASVSGPSSLALDLARDSGMTLVGFLRDDEMNIYTGGQRLS
- a CDS encoding glycosyltransferase, giving the protein MGLRASVLLSTYNQPELLDIALHGFARQTTRDFELVIADDGSRPETKALIDRHAADFPVPIVHVWQPDVGFTKSRSVNRAVLHSKASALVFSDGDCIPAPEFVEQHLEVSRPGCFAVGGHVRLSEDETKALTPDMVHSGEIERRVSAMEKAHLWSVHLRSLVYIAARKRHKPKMYGLNFSVDRDSFYKINGFDETYKDSGKEDSDIRNRLLLAGIRPISLWHKSLVTHQYHPVHMTRGGWKGVKAYYNRDSLQAEAPTGLRQLAAEIEAKGADEGRSELS